A part of Antechinus flavipes isolate AdamAnt ecotype Samford, QLD, Australia chromosome 6, AdamAnt_v2, whole genome shotgun sequence genomic DNA contains:
- the CCDC96 gene encoding coiled-coil domain-containing protein 96: MEVLEEEPEGAQAPLETPQPTSEEVPDVSKAGSQDGGQPEEMASKEEPSEGDEAAEVEPRVMEDAEEAEEREVEAEEREGEAEEREGQAEEHEGEAEEHEGEAEEAEGEAEEHEAEAEKHEGEGEEFEEEAETEAEAEEDEGEEKEGEIPSTFSDAEESSAVGIPESIESRVEDWISGDRTRRSLRRDRESDVSLGSPEREDFYKQEEEEEEEAEEAPDEMELKMQEQQLRSELLDQYHGLLSERNRIHQYNMHLQHKISQALRKKKSSEPGVEMADKTSSELDTPEKEQTYQRYLSSLEELKKQQNEDVEWYQRELEQLRQHCQDKLAQVEKEWKSFQMVKKQVILQAMGSCRFAGGKQAALREVEQIQAVEDRKEKEMSAVRLENVQLKQCLAQLEARMKAQEELTEGLHLIDFEQLKIENQTFNEKVEERNEELLKLHYKVTSNVQIITHVKEKLQFVEFENLGLKSDLMEIDAQVAQKRDILTKTKKARDSLRVDNVKLHQKCGLLGKEMLLRDLEQKVDQTELLSQRLETLKRQHAGLTLSCKGLKQKIKEAKAFLPS; the protein is encoded by the coding sequence atggaagtGCTCGAGGAGGAACCCGAAGGGGCCCAGGCTCCTTTGGAAACTCCGCAGCCAACGAGCGAGGAGGTGCCCGATGTCTCCAAGGCCGGGAGCCAGGACGGCGGGCAGCCGGAGGAAATGGCTTCGAAGGAGGAACCGTCGGAGGGCGATGAGGCTGCGGAGGTTGAGCCAAGAGTCATGGAGGACGCCGAAGAGGCCGAAGAGCGTGAGGTCGAGGCCGAGGAGCGCGAAGGCGAGGCCGAAGAGCGCGAAGGCCAAGCCGAGGAGCATGAGGGGGAGGCCGAGGAGCATGAGGGCGAGGCTGAGGAGGCTGAGGGTGAGGCCGAGGAGCATGAGGCTGAGGCCGAGAAGCATGAGGGCGAGGGCGAAGAGTTTGAGGAAGAGGCCGAGACGGAGGCTGAGGCCGAGGAGGacgaaggggaggagaaggagggggagattCCGTCGACCTTCTCTGACGCCGAGGAGAGCAGCGCGGTCGGGATCCCAGAGTCCATCGAAAGCCGCGTCGAGGACTGGATCTCGGGAGACAGGACGCGGCGGTCCCTGAGACGGGATAGGGAGAGCGACGTGTCGCTGGGCTCTCCCGAGCGGGAAGACTTCTAcaaacaggaggaggaggaggaggaggaggcggaggaGGCCCCCGACGAGATGGAGCTGAAGATGCAGGAGCAGCAGTTGCGCAGCGAGCTCCTGGACCAGTACCACGGGCTGCTCTCGGAGCGCAACCGCATCCACCAGTACAACATGCACCTGCAGCATAAGATTTCGCAGGCCCTGCGCAAGAAGAAGAGCTCGGAGCCCGGAGTGGAGATGGCCGATAAGACGTCCTCGGAGCTGGACACTCCCGAGAAGGAGCAGACGTATCAGCGCTACCTGAGCTCGCTGGAGGAGCTAAAGAAGCAGCAAAACGAGGACGTGGAGTGGTACCAGCGTGAGCTCGAGCAGCTCCGGCAGCACTGCCAGGACAAGTTGGCCCAAGTAGAGAAGGAgtggaagtctttccagatgGTCAAGAAGCAGGTGATCCTGCAGGCCATGGGCAGCTGCCGTTTTGCGGGCGGGAAGCAGGCGGCGCTGCGCGAGGTGGAGCAGATCCAGGCGGTGGAGGACCGAAAGGAGAAGGAGATGAGCGCTGTCCGCCTGGAGAACGTGCAGCTCAAGCAGTGCCTGGCCCAGCTGGAGGCCAGGATGAAGGCGCAGGAGGAGCTGACGGAGGGACTGCACCTCATAGACTTCGAGCAGCTCAAGATAGAGAACCAGACCTTCAACGAGAAAGTGGAGGAACGCAACGAGGAGCTCTTAAAACTGCACTACAAAGTCACCAGCAACGTCCAGATCATCACGCACGTGAAGGAGAAATTGCAGTTTGTGGAATTTGAGAATCTGGGCCTCAAGTCAGACCTTATGGAGATCGATGCTCAGGTGGCCCAGAAGAGGGACATCTTGACCAAGACTAAGAAGGCCAGGGACAGCCTTAGAGTCGATAATGTCAAGTTACATCAGAAGTGTGGACTATTGGGCAAAGAGATGCTTCTTCGGGACCTGGAGCAAAAGGTGGACCAAACCGAGTTGCTCAGCCAGCGGCTGGAAACACTTAAGCGCCAGCACGCTGGGCTGACACTCTCTTGCAAAGGGCTCAAACAGAAAATAAAGGAAGCCAAAGCATTCCTCCCATCGTGA
- the TADA2B gene encoding transcriptional adapter 2-beta, translated as MRRREDGGLTASDGACVLRRDIRLAGSGGSWALAVAAAVAAPAAAAGGGGGGGGCSSYPPSSAGGSGGVSVGCVGGTVAGERGKMAELGKKYCVYCLAEVSPLRFRCTECQDIELCPECFSAGAEIGHHRRWHGYQLVDGGRFTLWGPEAEGGWTSREEQLLLDAIEQFGFGNWEDMAAHVGASRTPQEVMEHYVSMYIHGNLGKACIPDTIPNRVTDHTCPSGGPLSPSLTTPLPPLDITVAEQQQLGYMPLRDDYEIEYDQDAETLISGLSVNYDDDDVEIELKRAHVDMYVRKLKERQRRKNIARDYNLVPAFLGKDKKDKEKSMKRKITKDEKEIRVKLRPLYQFMSCKEFDDFFENIHKEKMLRTKIRELQRYRRNGITKMEESAEYEAARHKREKRKENKNIANSKRGKEDGKDGEFAAIENLPGFELLSDREKVLCSSLNLSPARYLTVKTIIIKDHLQKRQGIPSKSRLPSYLDKVLKKRILNFLTESGWISRDAS; from the exons ATGCGGAGGAGGGAAGACGGCGGCCTGACGGCGTCGGATGGCGCCTGCGTATTGAGACGAGACATTCGGCTGGCTGGCTCCGGCGGCTCCTGGGCCTTGGCCGTAGCAGCAGCGGTGGCGGCTCCGGCAGCCGCggcgggcggcggcggcggcggcggtggttGTTCATCGTATCCGCCCTCGTCCGCCGGGGGAAGTGGCGGCGTCTCCGTCGGCTGCGTCGGCGGGACCGTCGCGGGCGAGCGGGGGAAGATGGCGGAGCTGGGCAAGAAGTACTGTGTGTACTGTCTGGCCGAGGTGAGCCCGCTGCGCTTCCGCTGCACCGAGTGCCAGGACATCGAGCTGTGCCCCGAGTGCTTCTCGGCTGGCGCCGAGATCGGCCACCACCGACGCTGGCACGGCTACCAGCTGGTGGATGGCGGCCGCTTCACGCTGTGGGGGCCCGAGGCCGAGGGCGGCTGGACCAGCCGAGAGGAGCAGCTTCTGCTTGATGCCATCGAGCAATTCGGCTTCGGCAACTGG GAAGATATGGCTGCTCATGTTGGGGCTTCTCGGACACCTCAAGAAGTGATGGAGCACTATGTAAGCATGTACATCCATGGAAACCTTGGAAAAGCCTGCATCCCTGACACCATCCCAAATAGGGTGACAGATCATACATGCCCCAGTGGAGGACCCTTGTCTCCTAGTTTGACAACACCCTTGCCTCCTTTAGATATAACTGTTGCTGAACAGCAACAATTAGGGTATATGCCACTTCGGGATGACTATGAGATTGAATATGACCAAGATGCTGAGACTTTGATTAGTGGACTTTCAGTAAACTATGATGATGACGATGTAGAAATAGAGCTCAAGAGAGCCCATGTGGACATGTATGTAAGAAAACTTAAGGAGAGGCAAAGACGAAAGAATATTGCCAGAGACTATAACTTAGTGCCTGCCTTtttagggaaagataaaaaagataaagaaaagtcaATGAAACGTAAAATTACAAAAGATGAGAAGGAGATACGGGTGAAACTGAGGCCTTTGTACCAGTTTATGTCCTGTAAAGAATTTGATGACTTCTTTGAAAACATTCACAAAGAAAAGATGCTCCGAACAAAAATTCGAGAACTACAACGATACCGTCGAAATGGAATCACCAAAATGGAAGAGTCAGCAGAATATGAAGCTGCCAGGCACAAacgggagaaaaggaaagaaaataagaacataGCCAACtctaaaagaggaaaggaagatggGAAAGATGGGGAGTTTGCTGCAATTGAAAACCTCCCTGGCTTTGAGCTCTTGTCTGACAGGGAGAAGGTGCTTTGTAGTTCTTTAAATCTGAGCCCAGCTCGTTATCTGACTGTGAAAACAATTATCATAAAAGACCACCTCCAGAAACGACAGGGGATTCCATCTAAAAGTCGCCTCCCTAGTTATCTGGACAAAGTTCTcaagaaaaggattttaaatttcCTCACAGAAAGTGGTTGGATATCTAGGGATGCTTCCTGA